From Salvia hispanica cultivar TCC Black 2014 unplaced genomic scaffold, UniMelb_Shisp_WGS_1.0 HiC_scaffold_1300, whole genome shotgun sequence, one genomic window encodes:
- the LOC125198221 gene encoding receptor homology region, transmembrane domain- and RING domain-containing protein 6-like, with the protein MMYGWDEAAAHDGVTLKVLHFQGYDVVVRLWSPQSDGHMDSPEDDILSCFKTRCCDNTDQDEEEVCCICLDDLYRGSVTTLDCRHEFHPDCIRQWLGCGENFCPLCKAPAIK; encoded by the coding sequence ATGATGTACGGTTGGGATGAAGCAGCGGCGCATGATGGAGTTACTCTTAAGGTCTTGCACTTTCAAGGCTACGACGTCGTGGTCAGGCTCTGGTCGCCTCAATCCGATGGCCACATGGATTCGCCTGAAGACGACATTCTCTCTTGTTTCAAGACACGTTGCTGCGACAATACGGAtcaagatgaagaagaagtttGTTGCATATGTTTGGACGATTTGTACCGAGGATCAGTGACTACTTTGGATTGCCGCCACGAGTTTCATCCTGACTGCATACGACAGTGGCTCGGCTGCGGCGAGAACTTCTGCCCCCTCTGTAAAGCTCCGGCGATCAAGTGA